The Euphorbia lathyris chromosome 2, ddEupLath1.1, whole genome shotgun sequence genome includes a window with the following:
- the LOC136217290 gene encoding mitogen-activated protein kinase kinase kinase 18-like, with amino-acid sequence MEWKRGPVIGSGSTATVSLATFTSTGELFAVKSSQLSNSLSLQKEEFFLSKFRSPYLVEYVGHEITQENGDLIYNICLEYAPAGTLSDVIYRNGGWLDESTIRSYTTSIILGLDYLHSKGLVHCDIKGENILITKEGAKITDFGYSRFVEEVPVFCGTPAFVSPEVARGEEQGSPADVWALGCTIIEMATGNIPWSEYSDDDPISALLLKIGFTNSMPEFPIWLSEKGKDFLSKCLTRDPRERWTTKELLYHPFVVDDKEIGMNSSPRCVLDHDLWDSVDGLQSSPNQDFEVEEHLSNRKSPAERMNSLIGSSFNWDEEWSSEEEDTEESALYNTTSSNSILHKLAVRSSENEEEEDIESALFIASSEEFELAHHFSENENRISPKKFSIWDFVSDKFSFLRLLVMKFSHF; translated from the coding sequence ATGGAATGGAAAAGAGGACCTGTAATCGGCAGTGGCTCCACCGCCACCGTCTCTCTAGCCACCTTTACATCTACCGGCGAGCTCTTCGCCGTCAAATCATCCCAGCTCTCCAACTCTCTTTCGCTTCAGAAAGAAGAATTTTTCTTATCCAAATTCAGGTCTCCTTATTTAGTTGAATATGTAGGCCATGAAATTACACAAGAGAACGGTGACCTAATCTACAATATTTGCCTGGAGTACGCTCCCGCCGGCACACTTTCCGATGTGATATACAGAAACGGAGGCTGGCTGGATGAGAGTACGATTAGATCATACACAACAAGTATCATTCTAGGCTTAGATTACTTGCACAGTAAAGGATTAGTACATTGTGACATTAAGGGAGAGAACATTCTTATTACTAAAGAAGGAGCCAAAATTACTGATTTTGGCTATTCTAGATTTGTAGAGGAAGTACCTGTTTTCTGCGGTACACCGGCGTTTGTTTCTCCGGAGGTTGCACGAGGAGAGGAGCAAGGATCTCCAGCTGATGTGTGGGCATTAGGTTGCACCATTATTGAAATGGCCACAGGAAATATCCCATGGTCAGAGTACAGTGATGATGATCCAATTTCAGCCTTATTACTTAAAATTGGATTCACCAACTCTATGCCTGAATTTCCGATATGGTTGTCGGAGAAAGGTAAGGATTTCTTGAGCAAGTGTTTAACGAGAGATCCAAGAGAGAGATGGACGACCAAAGAGTTGCTTTATCATCCTTTTGTTGTTGATGATAAAGAGATCGGTATGAATTCTTCTCCAAGATGCGTGTTAGATCACGATCTATGGGATTCTGTGGATGGATTACAAAGTAGTCCTAATCAGGATTTTGAAGTTGAAGAACATTTATCAAATCGAAAATCTCCAGCAGAAAGGATGAACAGCTTGATCGGATCAAGTTTTAATTGGGATGAGGAATGGAGTAGTGAAGAAGAAGATACAGAAGAATCTGCATTATATAATACTACCTCATCAAATTCAATTCTTCATAAACTTGCTGTTAGAAGTAGcgaaaatgaagaagaagaagatatagAATCTGCATTGTTCATCGCCTCATCGGAAGAATTTGAACTTGCTCATCATTTTAGTGAAAATGAGAATAGGATTAGTCCAAAAAAATTTAGTATTTGGGATTTTGTATCAGATAAATTCTCATTTTTGAGATTGTTAGTAATGAAATTTTCTCATTTTTGA